The DNA sequence GGACATTCATTTTGAGCGCCAAAGGCGCGGGCTCATCATAGCCTAGGGTCAGCGAGTTGCGTAGCGACGAAGCGCAGCCCTAGGAATAATCAATATTGTGTCGTTGGAGTGCTGAAAGCACGGCCTCATTGGTGCTTGTTGAGGCCACCCTTTCAGGGTTCCAACTACTTGTGATGGCCCAGTTCCTAGGGCTGCGCTCCAGTCGCTCTGCAACTTGCGCTGACCCTAGGCTAGTATATGATCGCACCCTTGGTGCTCATCTTCAAGGGGTTATAACATGACAGCTTAGATTGATTCATTGTGTATCTTCATTGCTGCAAACACTGCCCCAACGGGGCTGCGCAACAATAGCCCAGGGGGTAAAGCGAACCGCTTGCGGGAAGCGCTACGCTGGGAAACCGGATGCTGTTATCTCCCTGCCCCAACGGGGCTGCGCAAGATGTCGTTTTGCGCAATCCCGTTGGGATAGGTAATTTACGTATCTGTATTCCCAGGGTAGGCGTTCAGCCGCTCTGCGGCCTCAAGCCAACCCTGGGCTATTGATGCGTAGCCCCGTTGGGGCAATTATTTGAAAGTTGAATGGCTGTTCGCCTTGGCATCGGGAACTTTGCCGATTGACGCACAATTAGTGTTTGCTGTTGGGGTTAATGGGGCAATAATGTTCACTGAACATTTTAATCCTAAACCACACTGTCGTCATGCTGAAATATTACCTGGAAACCATCCAATCCATCGACCCGAACGCCCGCTCGAAGCACGCCCTTGTGGCCCGAGCCGAGGGCGGCAAAACCGTGCAGGGCAAGCGTCTGCATCAACGCCTCGCGCAGCGCACCGGGCTACGCGAACACGAAGTCGCCGCCGTGCTGGAGGCGCTGAAAGAAGAAGTCCGCGACAGCCTCCGCCAGGGCGAGCGCGTCAACCTGCAAGGGCTGGCTCAGTTTATGCCCGGGATCAAGGGGCTGTTCCGTGATTACGACGATCGCGTCGACCCCAAGCGCCACCAGGTCAAGGTCGGCGTCCGCCTGGCACCGAAGCTCAACCGCGACATCAATCGCCAACTGCATTGGGAGCGCGTCGAGCGTCCGCTGGACCGGCTGCGCCCGAACGTGATCGCCGTGTTCAATGCGCGCCAGGGAAAGCCGACCGCCGTCTCGCCCGGGGCGAACCTCAAGCTCTACGGCGCACGACTCAAGTTTAACCACGCCGCGCCGGACGAGGGCGTTTTCCTCGTTCCACCGGGGCAGTTCCACGCCCAGGGCATCCGCATGGACGAAGTCGTCGTCAACGAGCCGCAATGGGTCATCTTCCAAACACCCTACGACCTGCCGCCCGGCGAGTATCAGATCGAAGTCCGCTCCCGCCTGCGGGACAACACCACGGTGACGGTGGGCGTGGCACCCGCTCCAATGTTGTTACAAACCCAGGCATCTCCTTCCTCCCAGCAAGCCGTTGCCTAAGCCCAAACCTTCGGCTATGT is a window from the Cerasicoccus sp. TK19100 genome containing:
- a CDS encoding DUF4469 domain-containing protein; this translates as MLKYYLETIQSIDPNARSKHALVARAEGGKTVQGKRLHQRLAQRTGLREHEVAAVLEALKEEVRDSLRQGERVNLQGLAQFMPGIKGLFRDYDDRVDPKRHQVKVGVRLAPKLNRDINRQLHWERVERPLDRLRPNVIAVFNARQGKPTAVSPGANLKLYGARLKFNHAAPDEGVFLVPPGQFHAQGIRMDEVVVNEPQWVIFQTPYDLPPGEYQIEVRSRLRDNTTVTVGVAPAPMLLQTQASPSSQQAVA